The nucleotide sequence TGGACGACGAAGACCGGGAAAACGAAGGCGACCTGCTGCTGGCCGCCGATTGTTGCAGCGCCCAGGCCATCAGCTTCATGGCCCGGGAAGCCCGCGGGCTGATCTGCCTGACCTTGACCGACGAACACTGCCAGCGCCTGGGACTCGAGCAGATGGTGCCGAGCAATGGCAGCGTGTTCAGCACCGCGTTCACCGTGTCCATCGAGGCCGCCACCGGCGTGACCACCGGCATCTCCGCCGCCGACCGGGCGCGCACCGTGGCCGCCGCGGTTGCCGCCGATGCCGGCCCCAGCGATATCGTCCAGCCGGGGCATATCTTCCCGCTGCGCGCCCGCGAAGGTGGCGTCCTGACCCGTGCCGGGCATACCGAAGCCGGCTGCGACCTGGCGCGCCTGGCCGGTTTCACGCCCGCGTCGGTGATCGTCGAAGTGATGAACGACGACGGCACCATGGCCCGCCGCCCGGACCTGGAAGTGTTCGCCCGCAAACACGGGATCAAGATCGGCACCATTGCCGACCTGATCCACTACCGCCTGAGCACCGAACACACCGTGGTACGCATCGGTGAACGGGAACTGCCCACCGTGCACGGCACCTTCCGGCTGTTCACCTTTGAAGACCGCATCGAGGGCGGCGTACACATGGCGATGGTCATGGGCAACATCCGCCGGGAAGAACCGGCCCTGGTGCGGGTCCACGTCATCGACCCGCTGCGGGACCTGGTGGGCGCCGAATACAACGGACCGTCCAACTGGACGCTCTGGGCGGCACTGCAACGGGTCGCTGAAGAAGGTTGCGGCGTGGTGGTCGTGCTGGCCAACCACGAATCCTCCCAGGCCCTGCTCGAACGCGTGCCGCAACTCACCCAGCCACCCCGACAGTTCAGCCGCTCCCAATCGCGCATCTATTCAGAAGTCGGTACCGGCGCGCAGATCCTCCAGGACCTGGGCGTCGGCAAGTTGCGCCACCTGGGGCCGCCGCTCAAATACGCCGGTTTGACCGGGTATGACCTGGAAGTGGTGGAGAGCATTCCGTTTACCGGCTGAGTCCCAGCTAGCCGGGAACACCCTGTGGGAGCGAGCCTGCTCGCGATAGCGGTGGCTCAGTTACTGCAAGGCCGAATGACAGGCCGCCATCGCGAGCAGGCTCGCTCCCCCAGGGAGAGTGGCCGCCTGAAAAAGATCCTGGAAAAAAATCTGCTCCAGACGGATAGCCGGTACGGCAAAATGCTTGCAGAAAGTTTGGAATACCATAATATGATATTCCATAGACCGAACGCTTCAGCCAGGTGCACCCCGCAGGGATGGCACAGAAAAACTCAGCCCTTGGCGCGGTCGCGGTAAGGCCAGAAGGACCTAAGCTCCCTATAAAGCGGGCACACACAAGCCCGCTCAATAAACACAACAATGAGGGCGTGAAAATGGTGTTGAAGAAAAGTGCAGTAGCCGTTCTTTTTGCTGGCTTGCTGGGTGTCGCCAGCCAGGCGACGATGGCGGCCGAAAGCGTCAACTTCGTCAGCTGGGGTGGGACTACCCAGGATGCGCAGAAACAGGCCTGGGCCGACCCGTTCAGCAAGGCCAGCGGCATCACTGTGGTGCAGGATGGCCCGACCGACTACGGCAAACTCAAGGCCATGGTCGAGAGCGGCAACGTGCAGTGGGACGTGGTTGACGTCGAGGCTGACTTTGCCTTGCGCGCCGCCGCTGAAGGCCTGCTCGAACCCCTGGACTTCTCGGTCATCAAGCGCGACAAGATCGATCCACGCTTCGTTTCCGACCACGGTGTCGGCTCGTTCTACTTCTCGTTCGTGCTCGGCTACAACGAAGGCAAGCTCGGTGCCGGCAAGCCCCAGGACTGGTCCGCGCTGTTCGACACCAAGACCTACCCAGGCAAACGCGCCCTGTACAAATGGCCGAGCCCAGGCGTGCTTGAACTGGCCCTGCTGGCCGACGGCGTTCCCCAGGACAAGCTCTACCCTCTGGACCTGGATCGCGCCTTCAAGAAACTCGACACCATCAAGAAAGACATCGTCTGGTGGGGCGGCGGCGCCCAGTCCCAGCAACTGCTCGCGTCCGGCGAAGCCAGCCTCGGTCAGTTCTGGAACGGTCGCATCTACGCACTGCAACAGGACGGCGCACCAGTGGGCGTGAGCTGGAAACAGAACCTGGTCATGGCCGACATCCTGGTCGTGCCAAAGGGCTCGAAGAACAAGGCCGCCGCCATGAAGTTCCTGGCCAACGCCAGCAGCGCCAAGGGCCAGGCCGACTTCTCCAACCTGACCGCTTATGCGCCGGTCAACGTCGATAGCGTCGCGCGCCTGGATTCGGTGCTCGCTCCCAACCTGCCGACCGCCTACGCCAAGGATCAGATCACGCTTGATTTCGCGTACTGGGCCAAGAACGGTCAGGACATCGCGACACGGTGGAACGAATGGCTGGTCAAATGAAAATGTCGGCAACGACAACCCAACACACCGGGAGCGCCCCTGGCGCTGCCGGTGTGGCAACCGCCAAGGCAGCGACGACCCCGTCGCTGTCCCAGCGCTGGCGCGGGGCCGGCAACCTGGCCCCCGCCCTGCTGTTCCTTGGCCTGTTCTTCCTGGCGCCGTTGATCGGTCTGTTGCTGCGTGGCGTGTTGGAACCGGTTCCCGGGTTGGGTAACTACGAACAACTGTTCGCCAACTCGGCTTATACCCGAGTGCTGCTCAATACCTTTTCGGTGGCCGGCCTGGTGACGCTGTTCAGTCTGCTGTTGGGCTTCCCCCTGGCCTGGGCCATCACCCTGGTGCCGCGTGGCTGGGGTCGTTGGATCCTGAACATCGTGTTGCTGTCGATGTGGACCAGCCTGCTGGCCCGGACCTACTCCTGGCTCGTGCTGTTGCAGGCTTCCGGGGTGATCAACAAGGCACTGATGGCCCTGGGGATCATCGACCAGCCGCTGGAGATGGTGCACAACCTCACCGGCGTGGTGATCGGCATGAGCTACATCATGATCCCATTCATCGTCCTGCCGTTGCAGGCGACCATGCAGGCCATCGACCCGATGATCCTGCAGGCCGGCTCCATCTGCGGTGCCAGCCCCTGGACCAACTTCTTCCGGGTATTCCTGCCGCTGTGCCGGCCGGGGCTGTTTTCCGGTGGCCTGATGGTGTTCGTGATGTCCCTGGGTTACTACGTCACCCCGGCGCTGCTCGGCGGTGCGCAGAACATGATGCTGCCCGAGTTCATCATCCAGCAGGTGCAGTCGTTCCTCAATTGGGGCCTGGCGAGCGCCGGTGCCGCGTTGCTGATCGTCATCACGCTGGTGCTGTTCTACTTCTACCTGAAGCTTCAGCCGGAATCCCCGGTTGGCGCCAGTAACGCGAGGTAAATCGTCATGCTCCTGACTCCCAATGCCATGAGCCGGCGCATGCGCTTCGGTCTGTACTTCACGACCGGGTTGATCGGGCTGTTCCTGCTGCTGCCGATCGTGTTCATCGTGCTGCTGTCGTTCGGCTCATCCCAGTGGCTGGTCTTCCCGCCACCGGGCTGGACGTTCAAATGGTACGGCCAGTTCTTTTCCAACCCCGATTGGATGAGCGCCGCACTGGCCAGTCTCAAGGTCGCGGTACTGACCACGATCTGTGCCGTGGCCCTGGGCCTGCCCACCGCGTTTGCCCTGGTGCGTGGTCGGTTTCCGGGACGGGAAATGCTCTATGGCCTGTTCACCCTGCCGATGATCGTGCCGCTGGTGATCATCGCCGTGGCGGTGTATGCGCTGTTCCTCAAGCTTGGCTACACCGGCACGATGTTCGCATTCGTGGTCAGCCACGTCATTGTCGCGTTGCCGTTCACCATCATCTCGATCATCAACTCGTTGAAACTGTTCGACCAGTCCATCGAAGACGCCGCCGTGATCTGCGGCGCGTCACGCCTGCAAGCGGTGTTCAAGGTCACCTTCCCGGCCATCCGCCCGGGCATGATCGCCGGCGCCCTGTTCGCGTTCCTGGTGTCGTGGGACGAGGTGGTGCTGAGCGTGATGATGGCCAGCCCGACCCTGCAAACCCTGCCTGTAAAGATGTGGACCACCCTGCGCCAGGACCTGACGCCTGTGATCGCCGTCGCTTCGACGCTGCTGATCGGCCTCTCGGTATTGGTGATGGTGATCGCCGCCGCCCTGCGCCGGCGCAATGAAATCAGCGCCTGAGCGCCTAGGAGAACACAATGAGTGCCGTCAAAGACCCCGCACAACAGAACAACAAGACCCTGGTCAGCCTGCGCAGCCTGAACAAACACTACGGCGACTTTGCCGCCGTCGACGATATCGCCCTGGAGATCCAGGACGGTGAGTTCCTGACCTTCCTCGGCTCCAGCGGCTCGGGCAAGAGCACCACGTTGTCGATGCTGGCCGGGTTTGAAACCCCCAGCAGCGGCGAGATCCTGGTGGACGGCAAATCCCTGGTCAACGTCCCGCCGCACAAGCGCGACATCGGCATGGTGTTCCAGCGCTATTCTCTGTTCCCGCATCTGTCGGTGCGCGACAACATTGCCTTCCCGCTGGCGATCCGCAAGCTGGCGCCGGCCGAGCGTGACCGTCGGGTCGATGCCATGCTCAAGCTGGTGCAACTGGAGCAGTTCGCCCATCGCCGCCCTTCGCAACTCTCCGGCGGCCAGCAACAGCGCGTGGCGATTGCCCGGGCGCTGGTCTACGAGCCACGCATCCTGCTGATGGACGAACCCCTCGGCGCCCTAGACAAGAAACTCCGTGAAGACCTGCAGGATGAGCTGCGCCAGTTGCATCGGCGCCTGGGCATCACCATTGTCTACGTGACCCACGACCAGGAAGAAGCCATGCGCCTGTCCCAGCGCATCGCGATTTTCAGCCACGGCAAGATCGTCGGCCTGGGCACCGGCTACGACCTCTACCAGAACCCGCCGAATGCCTTTGTCGCGTCGTTCCTCGGCAACTCGAACTTCCTCAAGCTCAAGGCCCAGGGCAACGCAGTGGCGACATTCGAAGGCCAGTCGCTGTCGATCCGCCTGACCGCCGGCCTGAAAACCGACCAGGACGTGCTGCTGATGGTCCGCCCGGAAAAGGCCCTGGCCCTGAGCACCGAACAGGCCGCTCAAGAGCCCCTGGCGGCAGGCTGGAATGAAGTCTCGGCCAAGGTCGTCGAAGTACTGTTCCTCGGCGAAAGCCAGACCTGCAGCGTGGTGACCTCCGGCGGCACCGCCATGACCGTCAAGGCCCTCTCCGCCGCCGGCATGCCGCTCAAGGCCGGCGACCCGGTGCGCGTGCGCTGGGCCACGGCGGATGCCTGCGTGTACACCGAATGGGCCGAAAGCGATTTGAACAAGGCTGCCGGGGCACACTGATCCCCTACTGGCCCACTTCGGTGGGCCGTCTCAAAGATGTCACCCTCAAGGTCGCCGCAACGTCGGGTTGCGGCGGCCTTTTTTTGTTTGGTGATCGGGTGGGATAGCTTCCAACCCGGCTATGCGGGAGCCGAGCTTGCTCGCGAGGGCGCCGGGTCAGCTTGCATCTGTGCTGAATCTACCGCCGCCATCGCGAGCAGGCTCGCTCCCACAGTAGCTCCGAGTGTTCCTGGTATTTTTGTTCACACCACAATCCCCTGTGGGAGCGAGCCTGCTCGCGATGGCGCCGGATCAGCTTGCATCAATGCTGAATGTGCCACTGCCTTCGCGAGCAGGCTCGCTCTCACAGTATCTTCAGGTGTTCCAGATATTTGTATTCACACCACAATCCCCTGTGGGAGCGAGCCTGCTCGCGATGGCGGCGGATCAGCTTGCATCAATGCTGAATGTGCCACTGCCTTCGCGAGCAAGCTCGCTCCCACAGTAGCTTCAGGTGTTCCAGATATTTGTATTCACACCACAATCCCTTGTGTGGAGCCTGCTCGCGATGGCGGCGGATCAGCTTGCATCAATGCCGAATGTGCCACTGCCTTCGCGAGCAGGCTCGCTCCCACAGGGTCCAGCGCTGGTTCAGAGGACTGCGCCCCAAACAAAAATGCCCGGCAAATAGCCGGGCATTCGATCAACAGTGCTTCAATCAGTCGGTATAACCCAACCGCGCCGCCATGCTCCGCTGAGCCTGCCCACGGGTCGCCAGGCAATAATACAACGGGCAAGTCACCACCAATCCCACCAGCCACGACAGGTCCGCACCTTCGATCAGGTTGGCATAAGGCCCGACATACAGCGAAGTATTGGCAAACGGCAGTTGCACGATGATCCCGATGAAATACGCCACGATCGCATGCAGGTTGAAACGCCCGTAAACGCCACCATCGGCCTGGAAGATCGAGGCAATGTCGTACCGGCCACGCTTGATTACATAGAAATCGATCAGGTTGATCGACGCCCACGGCACCAACACCAGCAGCAACGCCAGGATCAAGCCAATGAATTGCGCGATGAAGTCCGCCGAAGCGCCCAGCGCCACGACACAGCAGCCCGCCAGCACCACGCTCGACAACACCACCCGAACCTTGATGCTCGGCGTCCACTGGCTGGCGAAGGTCTGGATCGAGGTGATGATCGACAGTACCGCGCCATACAGATTCAAGGCGTTGTGGCTGATGATATTGAGCAGGAACAGCACCATCAGGATCGGCCCCAGCCAGCCGGTGGACTGCTTCACCGCAGCCATCGCCTCGGTGCCTTCAGGGGTCGCCAGCACCGCTACCGCACCGAAGGTAAACGACAGGATGGTGCCCAGGGTCGCACCCAGGTAAGTGGCCAGGAATGGACGGGCAATGCCGATATCCGCCGGCAGGTAACGCGAGTAATCCGAGACATAAGGCGAGAAGCTGATCTGCCAGATGATCCCCAGCGATACCGTGGCCAGCCAGCCGGACAGATTGAAACCGCCCCGGGTGAAGAAGTCCGCCGGCAGGTCATGGGCAAAGATATAGAGGAAGCCGGCGAGCAAGGCGCTGCCCATCACCCAGGTACCAATGCGGTTGAGGGTATGGATGAAGCGATAGCCGATCACACCGATGGCCGTGGCGCTGAGGGCGCCGATCAGGATGCTGGCCGGTGCCGGAACCGATGGTGCAATGCCGACAATGGATTTACCCGCCAGCACGATGTTGGAAATGAAGAAGCCGACATAGATCAGCGCCGCGAAGAACACGATCAGCAGCGCGCCATAACGCCCGAACTGACCACGACTCTGGACCATTTGCGGGATCCCCATGCGGGGTCCCTGGGCCGACGCCAGGGCGATCACCAATCCACCGACCAGATGCCCCAGGGCAATCGCCAGCAGCCCCCAGAACAGATCGAGGTGAAACACCTGGATCACCATGGCGCCGGTGACGATGGGCAGCGGCGCAATGTTGGTGCTGAACCATAAAGTGAACAGATCGCGGGCCTTGCCATGGCGCTCTGCGAGGGGGACGTAATCGACGGTGTGATTCTCGATCAACGGGTCTTGCCGGGACATCTGGGACATGTGCATGAACTCGAGTTTGTCTGTTCTTATCTTTGTACAAAGCCAAACCGGGACGCTCTACGGCGCCACTCAGATGAACACCATATTATGGTATTCCAACATTTTCACAAGGCTGAACCGCTTTCTGAACGCCCATCTGATCTGCGATTTCGCCCCGATCAACCGCCTGCGGTTCCCGGGATAACCCCGTATTTATTGGCCCAAACGCTCCCCTGTACGTTTTATCGGAACGTCGAAAAAGCCCTTGCAATGATTGTATTACGGTATACCATCAGACCTACAAACCTATAAAACCGTGCAACACCACGAGGACAGTTCAATGATCGACGCCGCCATCTACAAACAAGTCCTGGGTTCATTCCCGTCCGGCGTCACCGTGATCACTACGCTGGATGACGACGGCCAGATCGTCGGCCTGACTGCCAGCGCGTTCAGCTCGCTGTCCATGGAACCGCCCCTGGTGTTGTTCTGCCCCAACTACAGCTCCGACTCCTATCCGGTACTGATCAAGAACAAGCGCTTCGCCATTCACGTGCTTTCCGGTGGCCAGCAGAGCGAAGCCTATGCGTTCGCACGCAAGGGTAAAGACAAGGCGCAAGGCATCGAATGGACCATGAGCGAACTGGGCAATCCGATCCTTGCCAACGCCACGGCGGTGATCGAATGCGAACTGTGGCGCGAATATGAAGGCGGTGACCACGCGATCATGGTCGGTGCGGTAAAGAACCTGATCGTGCCCCAGCAGAGCGCCGGGCCGATGGTGTATTGCCACGGCAAGATGGGTGCCCTGCCCGTTCCGGCTTGATGGCCCGGGCAGAAATATTTTGCAGACATTCCGTATTATGGTATACCAATAATCAATCAGCCAGGCCGCCGCAACCACGACGCGCCCAGCCTGGCGAGAACACCCGGGAGCCCTGCGCTCGTCCCAGGCAACAGGCCCGCAATCGACAGGCCGCCAACAAAAGATCCGAGGTAAGCGTCATGAAATTTTCCCTGTTCGTACACATGGAACGTTGGGACGAAAGCGTCAGCCACCGCCAGCTGTTCGAAGACTTGACCGAGCTGACCCTGATGGCCGAGGCCGGTGGTTTCAGCACCGTCTGGATCGGTGAACACCACGCCATGGAATACACCATCTCGCCAAGCCCGATGCCGCTGCTGGCCTACCTGGCGGCCAAGACCACCACCATCCACTTGGGCGCCGGCACCATCATCGCGCCGTTCTGGCACCCGCTGCGGGCGGCCGGTGAATGCGCATTGCTGGACGTGATCAGCAACGGTCGCATGGAAGTCGGCCTGGCCCGTGGCGCTTACCAGGTCGAATTCGACCGCATGGCCGGCGGCATGCCAGCGGCTTCCGGGGGCCAGGCCCTGCGGGAAATGGTTCCGGCGATACGTGCGCTGTGGCAAGGCGACTACGCCCATGACGGCGACATCTGGAAGTTCCCGACGTCCACCAGCGTGCCCAAGCCGATCCAGAAGCCGAACCCACCGATGTGGATCGCCGCTCGCGACCCGGACTCGCACAACTTTGCAGTCGCCAACGGCTGTAACGTCATGGTGACGCCGTTGATGAAGGGCGACGAAGAAGTCCTCGACCTGAAGAACAAGTTCCAGAACGCGCTGGACAACAACCCTGGCGTACCACGTCCTCAGTTGATGGTGCTGCGCCACACCCACGTACACTCGACCGACAATCCCGAAGGCTGGAAAGTCGGGGCCAAGGCAATCGCGAAGTTCTACCGCACCTTCGATGCCTGGTTCGGCAACAAGGAAACCCCAGTCAACGGCTTCCTGGCGCCAAGCCCGGAAGAAAAATTCGCCGGTCGCCCAGAGTTCGAACTGGAGAGCCTGCACAAGACCGCCATGATCGGCACCCCGGAAGAAATCATTCCGCGCATCAAGTACTACCAGGAACTGGGCGTCGACGAGTTCAGCTTCTGGTGCGACAACAGCCTGCCCCACGCGGAGAAGAAGAAATCCCTGGAGCTGTTCATCAAGCACGTGGTGCCGGCGTTTCGCTGATCGCGCCGTCCAGTCAGACCGCTATCGCGAGCAGGCTCGCTCCCACAGGGGATCAGGGTGAACACAGAATGAGTACACACCTGCAAGCAAATGTGGGAGCGAGCCTGCTCGCGATGGCGCCCTGAAGCAAAAAGACGAAGCAAAAAAATGCCCGGGCTTGAAGGTCCGGGCATTTTTGTTTTCAAGGATCAGAACGTCACGCTGGCGCTCAGGCGTGCGGTGCGCGGCTCGCCGACGTTGACCTGCAACTGGCTGCCCGTAGAGGATGGGTAGTACTGCTTGTCGAACAGGTTGTCCACATTCAGTTGCAGCGATGTCTTGTACCCCAGCACCGGCAACTCCCAACGCAAGAAGGCATCGGCGACGGTGTAGCTGCTGAGCCAGAAGTCGTTGGCGTTGTTGGCGGCACGCTCGCCGACGTAACGAGCGCCACCACCAGCATGCCAGGCGCCGAATTCGGCGGGTACGTTCAGGTGGTGGGACAGGTACAGGCTGGCGGTGTGCTTGGGCGCGTCCGACAGGCGATGGCCTTCGTTCTTGGGATCATCGAGTATTTCTGTATGGGTGTAGGCGTAGGTGCCGATCAGGTCCCAGCGCTCGGCCAGACGTCCGGTGACGTCGAGCTCCAGGCCTTGGGAGCCGACTTTGCCGGCGGCTTCTGCAATGGTTTTCCCACCGACTATGGTGTTGGTCACCACATTCTTTTTTTCGATATCGAACAAGGCGAGATTGATATTCAGCCCAGGCAAGGGATCATATTTGGCACCGACTTCGTAACTACGCCCTTCCTCCGGCTTGAAAGTGCTGAGGTTGTCATCGACGGTATCGTTGGGTTTGAACGAACGGCTGTAATTTCCGTACAGCGACAAGGTTTCATCGGCTTTGTAGACCAGCCCCAAAAACGGAACAAAGGCATCGCCGTTATCGTCGCGAACAGGCACCCGCTTGATCATGCCCGTTTCACTGAACTGGTCGTAATGCT is from Pseudomonas sp. B21-056 and encodes:
- a CDS encoding purine-cytosine permease family protein, whose protein sequence is MSQMSRQDPLIENHTVDYVPLAERHGKARDLFTLWFSTNIAPLPIVTGAMVIQVFHLDLFWGLLAIALGHLVGGLVIALASAQGPRMGIPQMVQSRGQFGRYGALLIVFFAALIYVGFFISNIVLAGKSIVGIAPSVPAPASILIGALSATAIGVIGYRFIHTLNRIGTWVMGSALLAGFLYIFAHDLPADFFTRGGFNLSGWLATVSLGIIWQISFSPYVSDYSRYLPADIGIARPFLATYLGATLGTILSFTFGAVAVLATPEGTEAMAAVKQSTGWLGPILMVLFLLNIISHNALNLYGAVLSIITSIQTFASQWTPSIKVRVVLSSVVLAGCCVVALGASADFIAQFIGLILALLLVLVPWASINLIDFYVIKRGRYDIASIFQADGGVYGRFNLHAIVAYFIGIIVQLPFANTSLYVGPYANLIEGADLSWLVGLVVTCPLYYCLATRGQAQRSMAARLGYTD
- a CDS encoding ABC transporter permease gives rise to the protein MLLTPNAMSRRMRFGLYFTTGLIGLFLLLPIVFIVLLSFGSSQWLVFPPPGWTFKWYGQFFSNPDWMSAALASLKVAVLTTICAVALGLPTAFALVRGRFPGREMLYGLFTLPMIVPLVIIAVAVYALFLKLGYTGTMFAFVVSHVIVALPFTIISIINSLKLFDQSIEDAAVICGASRLQAVFKVTFPAIRPGMIAGALFAFLVSWDEVVLSVMMASPTLQTLPVKMWTTLRQDLTPVIAVASTLLIGLSVLVMVIAAALRRRNEISA
- a CDS encoding ABC transporter permease, whose product is MAGQMKMSATTTQHTGSAPGAAGVATAKAATTPSLSQRWRGAGNLAPALLFLGLFFLAPLIGLLLRGVLEPVPGLGNYEQLFANSAYTRVLLNTFSVAGLVTLFSLLLGFPLAWAITLVPRGWGRWILNIVLLSMWTSLLARTYSWLVLLQASGVINKALMALGIIDQPLEMVHNLTGVVIGMSYIMIPFIVLPLQATMQAIDPMILQAGSICGASPWTNFFRVFLPLCRPGLFSGGLMVFVMSLGYYVTPALLGGAQNMMLPEFIIQQVQSFLNWGLASAGAALLIVITLVLFYFYLKLQPESPVGASNAR
- the ribBA gene encoding bifunctional 3,4-dihydroxy-2-butanone-4-phosphate synthase/GTP cyclohydrolase II, encoding MAFNSIQEIIEDYRQGKMVLLVDDEDRENEGDLLLAADCCSAQAISFMAREARGLICLTLTDEHCQRLGLEQMVPSNGSVFSTAFTVSIEAATGVTTGISAADRARTVAAAVAADAGPSDIVQPGHIFPLRAREGGVLTRAGHTEAGCDLARLAGFTPASVIVEVMNDDGTMARRPDLEVFARKHGIKIGTIADLIHYRLSTEHTVVRIGERELPTVHGTFRLFTFEDRIEGGVHMAMVMGNIRREEPALVRVHVIDPLRDLVGAEYNGPSNWTLWAALQRVAEEGCGVVVVLANHESSQALLERVPQLTQPPRQFSRSQSRIYSEVGTGAQILQDLGVGKLRHLGPPLKYAGLTGYDLEVVESIPFTG
- a CDS encoding ABC transporter ATP-binding protein, with the translated sequence MSAVKDPAQQNNKTLVSLRSLNKHYGDFAAVDDIALEIQDGEFLTFLGSSGSGKSTTLSMLAGFETPSSGEILVDGKSLVNVPPHKRDIGMVFQRYSLFPHLSVRDNIAFPLAIRKLAPAERDRRVDAMLKLVQLEQFAHRRPSQLSGGQQQRVAIARALVYEPRILLMDEPLGALDKKLREDLQDELRQLHRRLGITIVYVTHDQEEAMRLSQRIAIFSHGKIVGLGTGYDLYQNPPNAFVASFLGNSNFLKLKAQGNAVATFEGQSLSIRLTAGLKTDQDVLLMVRPEKALALSTEQAAQEPLAAGWNEVSAKVVEVLFLGESQTCSVVTSGGTAMTVKALSAAGMPLKAGDPVRVRWATADACVYTEWAESDLNKAAGAH
- a CDS encoding flavin reductase family protein, which encodes MIDAAIYKQVLGSFPSGVTVITTLDDDGQIVGLTASAFSSLSMEPPLVLFCPNYSSDSYPVLIKNKRFAIHVLSGGQQSEAYAFARKGKDKAQGIEWTMSELGNPILANATAVIECELWREYEGGDHAIMVGAVKNLIVPQQSAGPMVYCHGKMGALPVPA
- a CDS encoding ABC transporter substrate-binding protein; its protein translation is MVLKKSAVAVLFAGLLGVASQATMAAESVNFVSWGGTTQDAQKQAWADPFSKASGITVVQDGPTDYGKLKAMVESGNVQWDVVDVEADFALRAAAEGLLEPLDFSVIKRDKIDPRFVSDHGVGSFYFSFVLGYNEGKLGAGKPQDWSALFDTKTYPGKRALYKWPSPGVLELALLADGVPQDKLYPLDLDRAFKKLDTIKKDIVWWGGGAQSQQLLASGEASLGQFWNGRIYALQQDGAPVGVSWKQNLVMADILVVPKGSKNKAAAMKFLANASSAKGQADFSNLTAYAPVNVDSVARLDSVLAPNLPTAYAKDQITLDFAYWAKNGQDIATRWNEWLVK
- a CDS encoding LLM class flavin-dependent oxidoreductase, which codes for MKFSLFVHMERWDESVSHRQLFEDLTELTLMAEAGGFSTVWIGEHHAMEYTISPSPMPLLAYLAAKTTTIHLGAGTIIAPFWHPLRAAGECALLDVISNGRMEVGLARGAYQVEFDRMAGGMPAASGGQALREMVPAIRALWQGDYAHDGDIWKFPTSTSVPKPIQKPNPPMWIAARDPDSHNFAVANGCNVMVTPLMKGDEEVLDLKNKFQNALDNNPGVPRPQLMVLRHTHVHSTDNPEGWKVGAKAIAKFYRTFDAWFGNKETPVNGFLAPSPEEKFAGRPEFELESLHKTAMIGTPEEIIPRIKYYQELGVDEFSFWCDNSLPHAEKKKSLELFIKHVVPAFR